The following proteins come from a genomic window of Trichocoleus desertorum ATA4-8-CV12:
- the ureG gene encoding urease accessory protein UreG — protein sequence MRMSTLRVGIAGPVGSGKTALVELLCKALRQQYNIAVVTNDIYTQEDAQFLVRHQALAQDRIIGVETGGCPHTAIREDASINLAAIAQLEQRFESLDLLFVESGGDNLASTFSPELVDLTLYVIDVAAGDKIPRKGGPGITKSDLLVINKIDLAPFVGADLGVMERDATKMRGDKPFVFTNLKTQVGLDRVLNFIAENM from the coding sequence TTGCGGATGAGTACGCTACGAGTTGGGATCGCAGGTCCCGTAGGATCTGGTAAAACTGCTTTGGTAGAGTTGCTTTGTAAAGCGTTACGGCAGCAATACAACATTGCAGTGGTGACCAATGACATTTACACCCAGGAAGATGCTCAGTTTTTAGTGCGGCATCAAGCGCTGGCGCAGGATCGCATCATTGGAGTCGAAACCGGAGGATGTCCTCATACCGCGATTCGAGAAGATGCCTCGATCAACTTAGCGGCGATCGCTCAATTAGAGCAGCGCTTCGAGAGCTTAGATTTACTGTTTGTGGAGAGCGGTGGTGATAATCTCGCCTCTACTTTCAGCCCAGAACTGGTTGATCTCACCCTTTATGTCATTGATGTTGCCGCAGGAGATAAAATTCCTCGCAAGGGTGGCCCCGGAATTACCAAATCAGATTTGTTAGTGATTAACAAAATTGATTTAGCTCCCTTTGTCGGCGCTGACTTAGGGGTGATGGAACGGGATGCTACTAAGATGCGAGGCGATAAGCCCTTTGTCTTCACTAACCTCAAAACTCAGGTAGGGTTAGACCGAGTGCTTAATTTTATTGCAGAGAATATGTAG
- the urtA gene encoding urea ABC transporter substrate-binding protein has product MARQFGRRKFLIYGSATFGTSILLKACASNPTPQAGESASPTTAASPAAAGSGNTIKVGILHSLSGTMAISEKSVVDAEQLAIAEINQAGGVLGKQIEAVVEDGASDWPTFAEKATKLIDQDKVATIFGCWTSASRKAVLPVFEQKNHMLWYPVQYEGQECSKNIFYTGAAPNQQIEPSVDWLLENKGKEFFLVGSDYVFPRTANTIIKAQLEAKGAKVVGEDYLPLGSTEVTPIIAKIKQALPNGGVIYNTLNGDSNVAFFKQLQGAGMGPDKYPSMSVSIAEEEVKAIGPEYLKGHYAAWNYFQTVDTPANKKFVEAFKAKYGSDRVTNDPMEAAYIMVYIWKQAVEKAATADDMEKVRAAAVGQTFDAPQGQVSLAANHHLSKVVRIGEVRDDGLFEIVSSTDKAVAPVPWNQYVAETKGFACDWSDPAKGGKYKTT; this is encoded by the coding sequence ATGGCAAGGCAGTTTGGGCGGCGCAAGTTTCTGATTTACGGCTCAGCCACTTTTGGTACTAGCATTCTGCTAAAAGCTTGCGCCAGCAATCCCACCCCTCAAGCAGGCGAAAGTGCTTCCCCTACGACAGCAGCATCCCCTGCCGCCGCTGGTAGCGGTAACACCATCAAGGTTGGGATTCTCCATTCGCTAAGTGGCACAATGGCCATTAGTGAAAAGAGCGTGGTAGATGCTGAACAGTTAGCAATCGCAGAAATTAATCAAGCAGGTGGTGTTTTAGGCAAACAAATTGAAGCTGTGGTAGAAGATGGTGCTTCTGACTGGCCTACCTTCGCTGAGAAAGCAACTAAACTGATTGACCAAGATAAGGTCGCGACCATTTTTGGCTGTTGGACCTCTGCCAGCCGCAAAGCCGTACTGCCTGTCTTTGAGCAAAAGAATCATATGCTCTGGTATCCAGTGCAGTATGAAGGGCAAGAATGTTCCAAAAACATCTTCTACACCGGAGCCGCCCCCAACCAACAGATTGAACCTTCTGTAGATTGGCTGCTGGAAAACAAAGGCAAAGAATTCTTCTTGGTGGGATCTGACTATGTTTTCCCTCGCACCGCCAACACCATTATCAAGGCGCAGCTAGAAGCCAAAGGTGCCAAGGTGGTCGGGGAAGACTACTTGCCGCTAGGTAGCACTGAAGTTACGCCGATTATTGCCAAAATCAAGCAAGCTTTACCCAACGGCGGCGTCATCTACAACACGTTGAACGGAGACAGCAACGTGGCCTTCTTCAAGCAGTTGCAGGGCGCAGGCATGGGGCCAGACAAATATCCCTCGATGTCCGTCAGTATTGCTGAGGAAGAAGTGAAGGCGATCGGCCCGGAATATCTCAAGGGTCACTATGCGGCTTGGAACTATTTCCAAACCGTAGATACTCCTGCCAACAAGAAGTTTGTGGAAGCTTTCAAGGCCAAGTATGGCAGCGATCGCGTCACCAACGACCCGATGGAAGCAGCATACATCATGGTTTACATCTGGAAACAAGCAGTTGAGAAGGCTGCTACAGCAGATGACATGGAGAAGGTACGGGCTGCTGCTGTAGGCCAAACCTTTGATGCTCCACAAGGACAGGTCAGCTTGGCTGCCAACCATCACTTGTCTAAAGTGGTACGCATTGGTGAGGTCCGCGACGATGGCCTGTTTGAGATTGTCTCCTCTACTGACAAAGCCGTAGCCCCTGTGCCTTGGAACCAGTATGTAGCTGAAACCAAGGGCTTCGCTTGTGACTGGTCTGACCCAGCCAAGGGTGGCAAGTACAAGACCACTTAG
- a CDS encoding branched-chain amino acid ABC transporter permease, with the protein MLTGLVDGILGGIGIGSVLLLAALGLAIVFGLMGVINMAHGELMMLGAYTTFVVQNVFKSLGGDWLETYILFALPLAFLVAALMGLILERGVVRYLYGRPLETLLATWGVSLILQQFVRSVNWVLVIGLALFCLFFFGGMWLLSRRADWQRLRGWAIALLLPLSLGISAVTGNILSQTYKLVVTKPWFGAQNVDVTAPKWLRSGFSLGSFQVSSVRLFIVALTIFCVVGIYLFLQRSPWGLRIRAVTQNRSMSACLGIPTQKVDALTFALGSGLAGVAGCALSLLGSVGPNTGQNYIVDTFMVVVVGGVGKLVGSIVAAMAIGTLTYLIGSDAFRPLLTAVPPLADFFTFFSSTSMAKVMVFALIVVFLQVRPAGLFPQKGRTVDA; encoded by the coding sequence ATGCTGACGGGATTGGTGGATGGAATATTGGGCGGGATTGGCATTGGTTCAGTGTTGTTGCTAGCAGCACTGGGACTCGCCATTGTGTTCGGCCTCATGGGTGTGATCAATATGGCCCACGGGGAGTTGATGATGTTGGGGGCTTACACCACCTTTGTGGTTCAGAATGTGTTCAAGAGTCTGGGAGGTGACTGGCTAGAAACCTACATTCTCTTTGCTCTCCCTTTAGCCTTTTTGGTCGCAGCTTTGATGGGGCTGATTTTAGAGCGAGGGGTGGTGCGGTATTTATATGGTCGTCCTCTCGAAACTTTGCTAGCCACCTGGGGCGTGAGCCTGATTTTGCAGCAGTTTGTCCGCAGCGTGAACTGGGTGTTAGTAATTGGTCTAGCTCTCTTTTGCCTCTTCTTTTTTGGTGGGATGTGGCTGCTATCTCGTCGTGCTGATTGGCAACGTCTACGGGGTTGGGCGATCGCGCTACTGTTGCCGCTCTCCTTGGGTATTTCTGCGGTCACAGGCAATATCCTCAGCCAAACTTATAAGTTGGTTGTAACTAAACCTTGGTTTGGGGCGCAAAACGTAGATGTCACCGCACCTAAATGGCTCCGCAGTGGCTTCTCTTTGGGGAGCTTTCAAGTGTCCTCGGTGCGTCTGTTTATTGTGGCGCTAACTATCTTTTGTGTCGTGGGCATTTATCTCTTTTTGCAGCGATCGCCTTGGGGTCTACGGATTCGGGCCGTGACGCAAAACCGCAGCATGAGTGCTTGTTTAGGTATCCCCACCCAGAAAGTAGATGCACTCACGTTTGCACTGGGGTCTGGGCTGGCAGGTGTGGCGGGCTGTGCTCTGAGCTTACTTGGTTCTGTTGGCCCTAACACTGGACAAAACTACATTGTTGATACGTTCATGGTTGTCGTAGTAGGTGGCGTTGGTAAGTTGGTCGGGAGCATTGTGGCCGCAATGGCGATCGGCACCTTAACTTATCTGATCGGCTCCGATGCGTTTCGTCCTTTATTGACGGCGGTGCCCCCATTGGCTGACTTTTTTACCTTCTTCTCTAGCACCAGTATGGCGAAGGTGATGGTCTTCGCGCTGATTGTGGTGTTTCTGCAAGTGCGTCCGGCAGGTCTGTTTCCGCAGAAAGGGCGAACGGTGGACGCATAG
- the urtC gene encoding urea ABC transporter permease subunit UrtC produces MPLLLTGFRLNLLGRFLALAIAALGIDLIWGYTGLLSLGHGVFFALGGYALAMHLKLQIPVETQGVAPLPEFMGLYGVTKLPLFWQPFYSFPFTALAIVLIPGLLAAVLGYLVFRNRIRGVYFSILTQAATIIFFNLFNGQQKFINGTNGLTDFRTLFGATVSAPQTQFVFYVLTVLLLVGTYALCRWLTTGRFGNLLVAIRDDESRVRFSGYDPTGFKVLVFAVSAGLAGLAGAMFTLQTGIISPKAMDIAFSIEMVIWVAVGGRASLGGAVLGALLVNYGKSLLSERFPDIWLFFQGGLFLLVVMVLPNGLVGWVRSQGLQQLRSLLGRRPAVMTYPSLETDPEVEQERQTLSKHD; encoded by the coding sequence ATGCCACTGCTACTGACTGGCTTTCGGTTAAACTTGTTGGGGCGATTTCTGGCCCTGGCGATCGCGGCCTTAGGGATTGACTTGATCTGGGGCTACACAGGTTTGCTCAGCTTGGGGCATGGTGTATTTTTTGCCTTAGGCGGTTATGCCTTAGCCATGCACTTGAAGTTGCAGATTCCGGTGGAAACCCAAGGCGTTGCGCCCTTGCCAGAGTTCATGGGCTTGTATGGCGTCACCAAACTTCCTCTGTTTTGGCAGCCGTTTTATTCATTTCCTTTCACAGCATTGGCGATCGTGTTGATTCCGGGGTTGCTGGCAGCGGTGCTGGGATATCTAGTGTTTCGCAATCGCATCCGGGGAGTTTATTTCTCCATCCTCACCCAAGCTGCCACGATTATCTTTTTTAATCTCTTCAACGGTCAGCAGAAGTTCATCAACGGCACCAACGGCCTCACAGACTTCCGCACCTTGTTTGGAGCTACCGTCAGCGCTCCCCAGACTCAATTTGTCTTCTACGTCCTCACTGTTTTACTGTTGGTGGGCACCTATGCCCTTTGCCGTTGGCTCACCACGGGGCGCTTTGGTAACTTACTAGTGGCGATTCGTGATGACGAAAGCCGCGTGCGTTTCTCTGGATACGATCCTACTGGGTTTAAGGTTTTGGTTTTTGCTGTTTCCGCAGGTTTGGCAGGCTTAGCAGGAGCTATGTTCACCCTGCAAACGGGCATCATCTCACCCAAAGCAATGGATATCGCCTTCTCGATTGAGATGGTGATTTGGGTTGCAGTAGGAGGCCGCGCTTCTCTAGGTGGTGCTGTGCTGGGTGCTCTCCTCGTCAACTATGGCAAAAGCTTATTGAGTGAACGCTTTCCCGATATTTGGCTCTTTTTTCAAGGAGGGTTGTTTCTCCTGGTAGTGATGGTATTACCTAACGGTTTAGTCGGTTGGGTACGCTCCCAAGGATTGCAACAACTGCGATCGCTCTTAGGCCGCCGCCCCGCTGTCATGACCTATCCCAGTCTCGAAACTGATCCTGAGGTTGAGCAAGAACGGCAAACGCTCAGTAAACATGATTAG
- the urtD gene encoding urea ABC transporter ATP-binding protein UrtD, protein MNSKILEIENLTVSFDGFKALKQLNFSMDTGELRVVIGPNGAGKTTFLDVITGKVKPTEGRVLFKGRNLRSLSEHQIARFGVGRKFQTPRIYLNLSVRDNLAIAGSRAKSVFSTLWGRASTAERRRIGGLLETIGLAAKADGLAGLLSHGEKQRLEIGMLVAQSPDLLLVDEPVAGLTDEETANIGELLLALAESHSILVIEHDMEFVRQIARQVTVLHEGSVLCEGTIEQVQSDPRVIEVYLGQQSEMQAEAVREEISAT, encoded by the coding sequence ATGAACAGCAAAATTCTGGAAATTGAAAATCTTACCGTTAGCTTCGATGGCTTCAAAGCCTTAAAGCAACTTAACTTCAGTATGGACACTGGAGAACTCCGAGTCGTAATTGGCCCCAATGGTGCAGGTAAAACCACCTTTCTGGATGTCATTACAGGTAAAGTCAAGCCTACTGAAGGGCGAGTGCTGTTTAAGGGCCGCAACTTGCGATCGCTGTCTGAGCATCAAATTGCCCGTTTTGGTGTGGGTCGCAAGTTCCAAACTCCCCGCATCTACCTCAATCTCTCGGTGCGAGATAACTTAGCGATCGCGGGCAGTCGAGCCAAATCTGTTTTCTCGACTTTGTGGGGGCGAGCTTCTACAGCGGAGCGACGTAGGATCGGCGGGTTGCTAGAAACCATCGGCTTAGCGGCTAAAGCGGATGGCTTAGCAGGGTTGCTCTCCCACGGTGAAAAGCAGCGCCTAGAAATTGGCATGCTTGTCGCGCAATCTCCCGATTTGTTGTTGGTAGACGAGCCTGTGGCAGGTCTGACCGACGAAGAAACTGCCAATATTGGGGAACTACTGTTGGCATTAGCTGAAAGTCATTCGATTTTGGTGATTGAGCACGACATGGAGTTTGTTCGCCAAATTGCTCGCCAAGTCACTGTGTTACATGAGGGATCGGTGCTTTGCGAAGGCACTATCGAACAAGTACAGAGCGATCCCCGTGTGATCGAAGTGTATCTAGGTCAACAGTCAGAAATGCAGGCTGAAGCGGTTAGAGAGGAGATCAGCGCCACATGA